In one Nocardioides sp. NBC_00368 genomic region, the following are encoded:
- a CDS encoding ABC transporter substrate-binding protein, with product MHLSRTIRPTLIRTVAASAVLVLGAALVGCGAGQPSGAQQAAADAGDAAGFPFTLTNCGREITLEAPPERAVSLNQGSTEILLSLGLADRMAGTAVWTDPVLDSLAEDNERVPRLADDWPSYERVLEAEPDFVTASFISTLGEGGVTTPEDLEKLGVGSYLSPAECVKDNEGDDDGTRLDPLEIETIFQEITDLARIFGVPDRGEKLVADLSQRLEAARTKAPAGEVSAMYWFANSESPYLAGCCGGPGIIGRTLGVENVFDDTTDEWPQINWETVAERNPDVIVLGDLTRKSQTAETARAKIDYLKSNPVTARMDAVRNDRFVTVSGAELNPSIRTVYAVENVADQLAALGLR from the coding sequence GTGCACCTGTCTCGCACCATCCGACCGACCCTGATCCGAACGGTCGCCGCGAGCGCCGTGCTGGTGCTCGGCGCCGCACTGGTCGGCTGCGGAGCCGGCCAGCCCTCCGGCGCGCAGCAGGCGGCGGCCGACGCCGGCGACGCTGCCGGCTTCCCGTTCACGCTGACCAACTGCGGTCGCGAGATCACCCTCGAGGCGCCACCCGAGCGGGCGGTCTCGCTCAACCAGGGTTCCACCGAGATCCTGCTCTCGCTCGGCCTCGCCGACCGGATGGCCGGCACCGCGGTGTGGACCGACCCGGTGCTCGACTCGCTCGCCGAGGACAACGAGCGCGTCCCCCGGCTCGCTGACGACTGGCCCTCCTACGAGCGCGTACTGGAGGCCGAGCCCGACTTCGTCACCGCCTCCTTCATCAGCACCCTGGGCGAGGGTGGGGTGACCACGCCGGAGGACCTGGAGAAGCTGGGCGTCGGCTCCTACCTCTCCCCCGCCGAGTGCGTCAAGGACAACGAGGGCGACGACGACGGCACCCGTCTCGACCCTCTCGAGATCGAGACGATCTTCCAGGAGATCACCGACCTGGCGCGGATCTTCGGCGTCCCCGACCGCGGCGAGAAGCTGGTCGCCGACCTGTCGCAGCGGCTGGAGGCCGCCCGGACGAAGGCACCCGCCGGCGAGGTGAGCGCGATGTACTGGTTCGCGAACTCCGAGTCGCCCTACCTGGCCGGCTGCTGCGGCGGCCCCGGCATCATCGGCCGCACCCTCGGTGTGGAGAACGTCTTCGACGACACCACCGACGAGTGGCCGCAGATCAACTGGGAGACCGTCGCCGAGCGCAACCCCGACGTCATCGTCCTCGGCGACCTGACCCGCAAGAGCCAGACCGCCGAGACGGCCCGCGCCAAGATCGACTACCTGAAGAGCAACCCGGTCACCGCCCGGATGGACGCGGTCCGCAACGACCGCTTCGTGACGGTCTCCGGCGCCGAGCTCAACCCCTCGATCCGCACCGTCTACGCGGTCGAGAACGTCGCCGACCAGCTGGCCGCCCTCGGCCTCCGCTGA
- a CDS encoding FecCD family ABC transporter permease, with amino-acid sequence MSARRVPRAGVLLALAPLVVVASVAGAITVGPSDLSIADVYGVVADRAGLGSSELTLLQQSIVWDLRLPRTLLAGICGAGLAICGIILQSLLRNPLADPFVLGISSGASTGAVSIVVLGVGSGAIGLSTGAFAGALASFALVLLLASLAGGTTDRLILAGIAATQLFSALTSFIVFTAADAEQTRGVLFWLLGSLSSASWTDVLVCGVIVLGGLLCCVVGAGWLDAFAFGNDAAASLGVDVARIRAVLLVLTALMTAVIVATSGAIGFVGLVLPHLARALVGVGHRLLLPATALLGAIFLIWVDTAARTVIDPEELPVGVATALVGVPAFALVLMRARR; translated from the coding sequence ATGTCGGCGCGCCGCGTCCCCCGCGCCGGCGTCCTGCTGGCCCTGGCTCCCCTGGTGGTGGTCGCCTCGGTGGCGGGCGCCATCACCGTCGGCCCCTCCGACCTGAGCATCGCCGACGTCTACGGCGTCGTGGCCGACCGGGCCGGGCTCGGGTCCTCCGAGCTGACGCTGCTGCAGCAGAGCATCGTGTGGGACCTGCGGCTGCCGCGTACGTTGCTCGCGGGGATCTGCGGTGCGGGTCTCGCCATCTGCGGGATCATCCTGCAGTCGCTGCTGCGCAACCCGCTCGCCGACCCGTTCGTGCTCGGCATCTCCTCGGGTGCCTCCACCGGCGCGGTCTCGATCGTCGTCCTCGGCGTCGGCTCGGGCGCGATCGGGCTCTCCACCGGGGCGTTCGCCGGTGCGCTCGCCTCGTTCGCCCTGGTGCTGCTGCTCGCCTCGCTCGCCGGCGGCACCACCGACCGGCTCATCCTGGCCGGCATCGCGGCGACCCAGCTCTTCTCGGCGCTCACCTCGTTCATCGTGTTCACCGCAGCCGATGCCGAGCAGACCCGCGGGGTGCTGTTCTGGCTGCTCGGGTCGCTCTCCTCGGCCAGCTGGACCGACGTACTCGTGTGCGGGGTGATCGTGCTCGGCGGGCTGCTCTGCTGCGTCGTCGGCGCCGGCTGGCTGGACGCGTTCGCGTTCGGCAACGACGCGGCGGCCTCGCTCGGCGTCGACGTCGCGCGCATCCGGGCGGTGCTGCTGGTGCTGACGGCGCTGATGACGGCCGTCATCGTCGCGACCTCGGGCGCGATCGGATTCGTCGGGCTGGTCCTCCCCCACCTGGCCCGCGCCCTGGTCGGGGTCGGGCACCGGCTGCTGCTCCCGGCCACCGCGCTGCTCGGCGCGATCTTCCTGATCTGGGTCGACACCGCGGCCCGGACCGTGATCGACCCCGAAGAGCTCCCCGTCGGGGTGGCGACCGCGCTGGTCGGGGTGCCGGCCTTCGCGCTGGTGCTGATGAGGGCGCGGCGATGA
- a CDS encoding NAD(P)H-dependent oxidoreductase: MHALWVWAHPHASSLNGRLQEAGRNALVATGWTVDEIDLYREGFNPLLVERGEADVRHHQDRLREADLLVVQFPLWWYSVPAILKGWIDRVFESGFAFDVPDPETGKPLKYGKGGLAGKRALTIVTAGDRAATLGPRGISGHIEDVLWPLLHGTFWYTGMDPLRPHLITDADLVDAEVMARIEADLSVRLEGVMTEPRIAYRPMVEEQYDHTIKLHDSVAPGQDGLSAHREG, translated from the coding sequence ATGCACGCACTCTGGGTATGGGCACATCCGCACGCGTCGTCCCTCAACGGACGGTTGCAGGAGGCGGGCCGGAACGCTCTCGTCGCGACCGGCTGGACCGTCGACGAGATCGACCTCTATCGAGAAGGTTTCAATCCACTTCTGGTGGAACGGGGCGAGGCCGACGTACGCCACCACCAGGACCGCCTGCGGGAGGCAGATCTGCTGGTCGTGCAGTTCCCGCTGTGGTGGTATTCGGTGCCGGCCATCCTCAAGGGCTGGATCGACCGGGTCTTCGAGTCGGGGTTCGCCTTCGACGTACCGGATCCGGAGACCGGCAAGCCGCTCAAGTACGGCAAGGGCGGCCTGGCCGGCAAGCGCGCCCTGACCATCGTCACGGCCGGCGACCGGGCCGCGACCCTGGGCCCGCGCGGGATCAGCGGCCACATCGAGGACGTCCTGTGGCCGCTGCTGCACGGCACGTTCTGGTACACCGGGATGGACCCGCTGCGTCCGCACCTGATCACCGACGCCGACCTCGTCGACGCCGAGGTCATGGCACGGATCGAGGCCGACCTGAGCGTACGTCTCGAGGGCGTGATGACGGAGCCGCGGATCGCCTACCGGCCGATGGTCGAGGAGCAGTACGACCACACGATCAAGCTCCACGACTCGGTTGCGCCCGGGCAGGACGGGCTCAGCGCCCATCGCGAGGGCTGA
- a CDS encoding sugar ABC transporter ATP-binding protein produces MPDTPAALELRDVAKSFGPVRALRSGSLRVEAGSIHALVGENGAGKSTLVKIVAGLYRRDAGDYLLSGEQVDFRNTAEAKQAGVAVIYQEPTLFPDLSVTENIFMGRQPTNRWGRIDRAAMRTEVIELFARLGVPIEPDRPTEGLSIADQQLIEIAKALSLDAKVLIMDEPTAALSGNEVERLMTVARTLRDQGCAVVFISHRFDEVFALCDTITVMRDGAYISTDPIAAVTEDEIVQRLVGREVSDLYPKLEATVGKPLLEVSGLTRTGLFQDISLTVREGEIVGLAGLVGAGRSEVAQAIFGVDPYESGEVTLDGRPVPPGDPRRAIEMGLAFVPEDRRQHGLVLDAPISRNITLPTSGRLARTGLISTGIENRSAADWAARLEVKAATLDTLAGTLSGGNQQKVVLAKWLSTQPKVLIIDEPTRGIDVGTKSEVHRLLSTLAQEGLGILMISSELPEVLGMADRVIVLSEGHQTAELSREEATPEAVMRAATAHHSTTLNVSEAS; encoded by the coding sequence ATGCCGGACACACCCGCCGCACTGGAGCTGCGGGACGTGGCCAAGTCGTTCGGCCCCGTACGCGCCCTCCGGTCTGGAAGCCTCCGGGTCGAGGCCGGATCCATCCACGCGCTCGTGGGGGAGAACGGAGCCGGGAAGTCGACCCTGGTCAAGATCGTCGCCGGGCTCTACCGCCGCGACGCCGGCGACTATCTGCTCTCCGGGGAGCAGGTCGACTTCCGCAACACCGCCGAGGCCAAGCAGGCCGGCGTCGCGGTCATCTACCAGGAGCCGACCCTCTTCCCCGACCTCTCGGTCACCGAGAACATCTTCATGGGACGCCAGCCGACCAACCGCTGGGGCAGGATCGACCGTGCCGCTATGCGCACCGAGGTCATCGAGCTCTTCGCCCGGCTCGGCGTGCCGATCGAGCCCGACCGCCCGACCGAGGGTCTCTCGATCGCCGACCAGCAGCTGATCGAGATCGCCAAGGCGCTCTCGCTCGACGCCAAGGTCCTGATCATGGACGAGCCGACCGCGGCCCTGTCGGGCAACGAGGTCGAGCGACTGATGACCGTGGCGCGCACGCTGCGCGACCAGGGCTGCGCCGTCGTGTTCATCTCGCACCGCTTCGACGAGGTGTTCGCGCTGTGCGACACCATCACGGTGATGCGCGACGGCGCCTACATCTCCACCGACCCGATCGCCGCGGTCACCGAGGACGAGATCGTCCAGCGACTGGTCGGGCGCGAGGTCTCCGACCTCTACCCGAAGCTCGAGGCCACCGTCGGCAAGCCCCTGCTCGAGGTCAGCGGCCTCACCCGCACCGGCCTGTTCCAGGACATCAGCCTCACCGTCCGCGAAGGTGAGATCGTCGGCCTGGCCGGCCTCGTCGGTGCCGGGCGCAGCGAGGTCGCCCAGGCGATCTTCGGCGTCGACCCCTACGAGAGCGGTGAGGTGACCCTCGACGGGCGGCCGGTCCCGCCGGGTGACCCGCGACGCGCGATCGAGATGGGACTGGCCTTCGTCCCCGAGGACCGCCGCCAGCACGGCCTCGTCCTGGACGCACCGATCTCGCGCAACATCACGCTTCCGACGAGCGGCCGGCTCGCCCGCACCGGGCTGATCAGCACCGGCATCGAGAACCGCTCGGCCGCCGACTGGGCCGCCCGGCTCGAGGTCAAGGCCGCGACCCTCGACACCCTCGCCGGCACCCTCTCGGGCGGCAACCAGCAGAAGGTCGTCCTGGCCAAGTGGCTCTCCACCCAGCCGAAGGTGCTGATCATCGACGAGCCCACCCGAGGCATCGACGTCGGCACCAAGTCCGAGGTGCACCGACTGCTCTCCACGCTCGCGCAGGAGGGCCTCGGGATCCTGATGATCTCCTCCGAGCTCCCCGAGGTGCTCGGGATGGCCGACCGCGTGATCGTCCTCAGCGAGGGTCACCAGACGGCCGAGCTGAGCCGCGAGGAGGCGACCCCCGAGGCCGTCATGCGCGCGGCGACGGCCCACCACTCCACCACCCTGAACGTCAGCGAGGCATCATGA